In Herbaspirillum seropedicae, a single window of DNA contains:
- a CDS encoding methyl-accepting chemotaxis protein, translating to MKWFMDRKIATKLLLSFVAVLMLMSCLGVFSVYQMDKVNDAATEIAHKWEPSVRISLTLEKVLARVRSTEFQHILGNQESMATLEKALTERYAEFTQLQQDYRKLPLTPEETASFDQVSKTLAAYLVEHRKIIALSHDNRKDEALALTKGDSLKAYRAIDKQFATLRQSSIDHKEEANTLADQIYDSSQHWIIGLLLAGIALGLALAIAIARIVSQPLAQALQLARQVADNDLTGQVRVHSADETGQLMQALNHMTQSLGNMVAEVHRSISVIDTASGEIASGNADLSARTESQASSLEETASAMEELTSTVRQNADHAHQANELVATSSRLAVQGGAVVDQVVQTMGEIRTGSARIADITGVIDGIAFQTNILALNAAVEAARAGEQGRGFAVVATEVRSLAQRSAAAAREIKALIEGSVQQVATGAELVDQAGQTMHEIVDSVARVATLMSEIAVASREQSRGIDEINHAVTQMDEGTQQNAALVEQAAAAAHSLRDQTRQLAALVARFRLRGMAHAS from the coding sequence ATGAAATGGTTCATGGATCGCAAGATCGCCACCAAGCTGCTGCTGTCCTTTGTAGCCGTGCTGATGCTGATGAGTTGCCTGGGCGTCTTCTCGGTCTACCAGATGGACAAGGTCAACGACGCCGCCACCGAGATCGCCCACAAGTGGGAGCCCAGCGTGCGCATCAGCCTGACGCTGGAGAAGGTGCTGGCGCGGGTGCGCTCCACCGAGTTCCAGCACATCCTGGGCAATCAGGAGAGCATGGCCACGCTGGAAAAGGCGCTGACCGAGCGCTATGCCGAATTCACGCAGTTGCAGCAGGACTACCGCAAGCTGCCGTTGACGCCCGAAGAGACGGCCTCCTTCGATCAGGTCAGCAAGACCCTGGCGGCCTACCTGGTGGAGCATCGCAAGATCATTGCGCTGTCCCACGACAACCGCAAGGACGAGGCGCTGGCTCTGACCAAGGGCGATTCGCTGAAGGCCTACCGCGCCATCGACAAGCAGTTCGCCACGCTGCGCCAGTCCAGCATCGACCACAAGGAAGAAGCCAATACCCTGGCCGATCAGATCTATGACAGCTCCCAGCACTGGATCATCGGCCTGCTGCTGGCCGGCATCGCGCTGGGCCTGGCGCTGGCCATCGCCATTGCCCGGATCGTGTCGCAACCGCTGGCGCAGGCGCTGCAGCTGGCGCGCCAGGTGGCCGACAACGACCTCACCGGGCAGGTCCGCGTCCACAGCGCCGACGAGACCGGGCAACTGATGCAGGCCCTGAACCACATGACCCAGAGCCTGGGCAACATGGTGGCCGAGGTCCATCGCAGCATCAGCGTCATCGACACCGCCTCCGGCGAGATCGCCAGCGGCAACGCCGACCTGTCCGCGCGCACCGAATCGCAAGCCTCCAGCCTGGAAGAGACCGCCTCGGCCATGGAAGAGCTGACCTCCACCGTGCGCCAGAACGCCGACCATGCGCACCAGGCCAATGAGCTGGTGGCGACATCCTCGCGCCTGGCCGTGCAAGGCGGCGCGGTGGTGGACCAGGTGGTGCAGACCATGGGCGAGATCCGCACCGGCTCGGCGCGCATTGCCGACATCACGGGCGTGATCGATGGCATCGCTTTCCAGACCAATATCCTGGCCCTCAATGCCGCCGTCGAAGCGGCGCGCGCTGGTGAGCAGGGGCGCGGCTTCGCCGTGGTGGCGACCGAAGTGCGCAGCCTGGCCCAGCGCTCGGCAGCGGCTGCGCGCGAGATCAAGGCGCTCATCGAGGGCTCGGTGCAACAGGTGGCCACCGGCGCTGAACTGGTAGACCAGGCCGGCCAGACCATGCACGAGATCGTCGATTCGGTGGCCCGCGTGGCGACCCTGATGAGCGAGATCGCCGTGGCCAGCCGCGAACAGAGCCGCGGCATCGACGAGATCAACCACGCCGTCACGCAGATGGACGAGGGGACCCAGCAAAACGCCGCGCTGGTGGAGCAGGCCGCCGCCGCCGCCCACTCCCTGCGCGACCAGACCCGCCAGTTGGCCGCGCTGGTGGCGCGCTTCCGCCTGCGCGGGATGGCGCACGCCAGCTGA
- a CDS encoding amidohydrolase family protein, producing MSQPCATPATVLRIDTHAHVFTRDLPLADVRRYAPTYDVTVEQYIARLDTHGMSHGVLVQPSFLGSDNRYLLAALARYPQRLRGIAMVDADVSEQQLLALQAGGVVGIRFNLVGGAPVPDFTGVWRSTLARIAQLGWQVEIHREAVDLPRVLPPLLAMGLKVVVDHFGRVDAALGVDDPGFRYLLSSAAGGQVWVKLSASYRNGGAEQGQRFARQAWPLLREHFGAQRLLWGSDWPHTQHESLTDYGHSWQQFTQLVSDEEQRRIITGQTAAQLFGIN from the coding sequence ATGAGCCAGCCCTGCGCGACGCCCGCGACTGTGCTGCGCATCGACACGCACGCCCACGTCTTCACCCGCGACCTGCCGCTGGCCGATGTGCGCCGCTACGCGCCGACCTATGACGTCACCGTCGAGCAATACATCGCCCGTCTCGACACCCATGGCATGAGCCATGGCGTGCTGGTGCAGCCCAGCTTCCTGGGCAGCGACAACCGCTACCTGCTGGCCGCCCTTGCACGCTATCCGCAGCGGCTGCGCGGCATCGCCATGGTCGACGCCGACGTCAGCGAGCAGCAACTGCTGGCCCTGCAGGCCGGCGGTGTGGTGGGCATCCGTTTCAACCTGGTCGGTGGTGCGCCCGTGCCAGACTTCACGGGCGTCTGGCGTAGCACCCTGGCGCGTATTGCGCAGCTGGGCTGGCAGGTGGAGATCCATCGCGAGGCGGTGGATCTGCCGCGCGTGCTGCCCCCTTTGCTGGCCATGGGCTTGAAGGTGGTGGTCGACCATTTCGGCCGGGTCGACGCCGCTCTGGGCGTGGATGATCCAGGCTTTCGTTATCTGCTCTCCAGCGCTGCTGGCGGGCAGGTCTGGGTCAAGCTCTCGGCCTCCTATCGCAATGGCGGGGCCGAGCAGGGCCAGCGCTTCGCCCGCCAGGCCTGGCCCTTGCTGCGCGAGCATTTCGGAGCGCAGCGCCTGCTCTGGGGCAGCGACTGGCCGCACACCCAGCACGAGAGTCTCACCGACTACGGCCACAGCTGGCAGCAGTTCACCCAGCTGGTGAGCGATGAGGAGCAACGCCGCATCATCACGGGCCAGACAGCGGCCCAGTTGTTCGGCATCAACTGA